A single Acidaminococcus sp. DNA region contains:
- a CDS encoding phage tail protein produces the protein MALKNILNTQDAFTGEFPAAWAPDGLWRFNESEPDANDYLADSSGKDRKAYIHNWSGTTADMKTGNFGRYFQMNINNPSSEKTYLKVENDGSIFSSLGETIVVGGWMKPTTYSVGNTYTPILNTRYGSGQPIFYLSLIRGKPRIMLYNSSGSLILDTSVTPSFSLLNGYWYFIACVIKPNAKTAQFILGDKSSGTVWQSSVLTFTGELNRSCVADLIWGMHADSYWYAGGFDDWFLDCDSDLTADDLAEYFLESLSANGANLTGDVDALTTPDVVTLRAADSVYPSSGQLITAARDCGVTGNGRVSVKADYSPGETSISLVETATTDDLSTWTEWQAVGANGELESPARKYIKYRVTLSTTNTARTPTLISISLYDNPKPLYTKLGYARPVILDSDGNVEAVLDNAYDIIVTSEINGVDELEFKLPFQDSKRTYIDNEKTVRIVSDTYRIRTITDDKEENGKAITTVYAEAAFYDLAYSVKKDEITFNADTADVPMAYALQGTDWDVGTVNVSTKRTWTCSEKNALAILRAVQNIHGGDLIFDNANKIVKLLTFSGEDSGVLFCYKKNMKSIQRVIDTTSLITRLYAYGKDGMTFASINGGNEYVQDTTYTSEIRIATLDCSNFTNPYQMLEYTNMRLADYASPRISYVLKAMDLSVLTGYEHETWELGDTVMVKDDDLNLSVKTRIVRREYNLQEPWNTVLELSTTLRELGDSSSRWDSAADTLESTDLIDSQEMKDLVPFNHLRNSRADSGLTYWQNSGFAVDADNGVSGMASFKCEGALNTTKSLSQTITPANRQCYTFSAQIASENLSKGTNGQVGIEVTFEYEDGTTETRFIDLI, from the coding sequence ATGGCTCTTAAAAATATATTGAATACCCAAGATGCCTTCACCGGCGAGTTCCCGGCTGCATGGGCTCCAGACGGTCTCTGGCGCTTTAACGAGTCCGAACCGGATGCAAATGATTATCTGGCGGATTCCTCCGGGAAGGATCGCAAGGCATATATTCATAACTGGAGCGGCACCACCGCAGATATGAAAACAGGCAATTTCGGTCGCTATTTTCAGATGAACATCAATAATCCTTCATCGGAGAAAACCTACCTGAAGGTAGAAAACGACGGCAGCATCTTTTCAAGCCTCGGTGAAACCATCGTGGTCGGCGGCTGGATGAAGCCTACGACATATTCAGTCGGCAACACCTATACTCCGATCCTGAATACCCGCTATGGTTCCGGACAGCCGATTTTCTATTTGTCGCTGATCAGAGGAAAACCGAGGATTATGCTGTATAACTCCTCCGGTTCTCTGATCCTCGATACATCGGTAACGCCATCATTTTCTCTGCTTAACGGCTACTGGTATTTTATTGCCTGCGTGATTAAGCCAAATGCCAAGACAGCGCAGTTTATCCTTGGCGATAAAAGCTCTGGCACAGTTTGGCAGTCAAGTGTGCTGACCTTTACCGGAGAGCTGAATCGTAGCTGTGTGGCAGACCTCATCTGGGGAATGCACGCGGACTCCTACTGGTATGCAGGCGGCTTTGATGACTGGTTCCTCGACTGCGATTCTGACCTTACAGCTGACGATCTTGCTGAATATTTTCTTGAATCGCTCTCTGCAAACGGCGCAAATCTAACCGGTGATGTGGACGCTCTAACGACACCGGATGTCGTTACGCTTCGAGCTGCAGACTCTGTATATCCGTCAAGTGGACAGCTCATTACCGCAGCAAGGGACTGTGGCGTGACTGGCAACGGCAGAGTTTCTGTGAAGGCAGATTACTCTCCGGGAGAGACCTCTATCTCGCTTGTGGAAACAGCCACCACAGATGACCTCTCCACTTGGACAGAGTGGCAGGCTGTCGGTGCAAACGGCGAGCTGGAATCTCCTGCAAGGAAATACATCAAATACCGCGTCACGCTTTCCACCACAAATACAGCAAGGACGCCTACACTGATATCCATCAGTCTGTACGATAATCCAAAGCCGCTCTATACCAAACTTGGTTATGCAAGACCGGTCATTCTGGACTCGGATGGGAATGTGGAAGCTGTGCTGGATAACGCCTATGACATCATCGTGACCAGTGAGATCAACGGTGTGGATGAGCTGGAATTTAAGCTGCCGTTTCAGGACAGCAAACGCACCTATATCGATAACGAAAAGACCGTGCGTATTGTCAGCGACACCTATCGCATCCGCACGATTACGGACGACAAGGAAGAAAACGGCAAGGCCATCACCACGGTCTATGCTGAGGCGGCATTCTATGATCTTGCCTACTCTGTAAAAAAGGACGAGATTACCTTTAATGCAGACACGGCTGATGTGCCGATGGCTTATGCCCTGCAGGGTACCGACTGGGATGTGGGCACGGTTAATGTCTCCACAAAGCGTACTTGGACTTGTTCTGAGAAAAACGCGCTGGCGATCCTGCGAGCAGTGCAGAATATTCACGGCGGTGACCTGATTTTCGATAACGCAAACAAGATCGTGAAGCTCCTGACCTTTTCTGGTGAGGATTCCGGCGTGCTGTTCTGCTATAAGAAAAATATGAAATCCATCCAGCGCGTCATTGATACAACCAGCCTGATTACAAGGCTTTACGCCTACGGCAAGGACGGCATGACCTTTGCTTCGATCAACGGCGGCAACGAGTATGTGCAGGACACGACCTATACCTCCGAAATACGAATTGCTACGCTGGATTGCTCGAACTTCACCAATCCATATCAGATGCTGGAATATACCAACATGCGACTTGCGGACTATGCCTCTCCGCGTATCTCCTATGTGCTAAAGGCGATGGATCTGTCGGTGTTAACCGGCTATGAACATGAAACATGGGAGCTGGGCGATACGGTCATGGTGAAGGATGACGACCTGAACCTGTCTGTAAAGACCAGAATCGTCCGCAGGGAATACAACCTGCAGGAGCCTTGGAATACCGTATTGGAGCTTTCCACCACGCTCCGGGAGCTGGGCGATTCCTCCTCACGCTGGGATAGCGCAGCCGATACTCTCGAGTCTACCGATCTGATAGACAGTCAGGAAATGAAGGATCTGGTGCCGTTTAATCACCTGCGTAATTCCAGAGCAGATTCCGGCCTTACCTACTGGCAAAACTCCGGATTTGCCGTGGATGCAGATAATGGCGTATCCGGCATGGCTTCCTTCAAATGTGAGGGCGCTCTGAATACCACAAAGAGTCTTTCACAGACCATAACACCCGCTAACCGACAATGCTATACCTTCTCAGCGCAGATTGCCTCCGAGAATCTCTCAAAAGGCACGAATGGACAGGTGGGCATCGAGGTTACCTTCGAATACGAAGATGGCACAACGGAAACACGATTTATAGACCTGATCTGA
- a CDS encoding glycosyl hydrolase family 18 protein produces the protein MSYDYLKGRKCMVWTFMGNSRMYQALAAYGDRLSQVGLFSFKVSRTGIITESGVAISNMMTYINRWPHIKWLLTISNDGTNSIFAALRDNTDGAQDTFLSEIVRIMEKYPWCDGIDIDLEKGDGYSTHAASTSMFRNIYNTVKGYDNSKLMNICLPGMNSINGSVGGENWCVYGDLNAYCDTAAIMSYGMAWAGSAPGAVSPRDWLEGIYDYAVTVMNPEKIFFGLPAYGWNWQIYDLPANLGKTYRGTSNTYYAAKNWMTGQYNFTDDAPPQPFIPILAYWDDYDMVPWALPQVYDFMEGRDATSYEYPLMNGTYNRRHYLTAYSKEQHTEFGTIYVDADGTTSSYSGIVSFENGVATLGDAGSATYTFSVSSAGTYDIAIRLCYPFWDKNGIYVSIDGNRMHFTESRLWWPYWRSTFWTTLASNISLSAGTHTIVISVDVKGVQFYGYRVCSSFSEAPSAGTATFTLSPRHFIDVDGNECQPDRAFKLTCEMLRRKPDSALIWYEDFRDYGVLQTNYWTTLSGSWTVWREDEYSESRVYSQLDGSGKLAWRYDGFSDIHLRARLAFPATGSGKAGVFCGDLFCCLNYNTQAVELYNGSTLLGSYSQTIERTANADLRTNPSMYTVEMRIRGNKVRVYSGSSYTLRFTATVSGFSGGYAGYRSDNRTVCELLRLGDAWTYEPYERFDVTFPDGTVTQYGRISRSNTTWDTEFQVFTLTSDIEEDATRSESISLDYEFYHSHELALTCGNDYTVTITPKDIDIWIARLFLGDADGFSILYYQDMDSLVYWANEAAYRWGVRGFAMWSLGQEDMRLWEALPKQI, from the coding sequence GTGAGCTATGATTATTTAAAAGGCCGCAAGTGCATGGTCTGGACATTCATGGGCAATTCCAGAATGTATCAGGCACTTGCCGCATATGGAGACCGCCTCTCACAGGTAGGTCTCTTTTCTTTTAAGGTATCGCGCACCGGTATCATCACAGAAAGCGGCGTGGCCATTTCCAATATGATGACCTACATCAACCGATGGCCGCACATTAAATGGCTGCTGACGATATCCAATGATGGCACAAACAGTATCTTTGCAGCGCTCCGCGATAACACCGACGGTGCTCAGGATACTTTCCTTTCGGAGATCGTTCGCATTATGGAAAAATACCCGTGGTGCGACGGCATCGACATTGACCTTGAGAAAGGCGACGGATATTCCACGCACGCTGCCTCTACGTCGATGTTTCGGAATATCTATAACACAGTAAAAGGCTATGATAACAGCAAACTCATGAACATCTGCCTGCCGGGTATGAATTCCATCAACGGCTCGGTCGGCGGCGAGAACTGGTGCGTTTACGGCGACCTCAACGCTTACTGTGATACGGCGGCCATCATGAGCTATGGCATGGCGTGGGCAGGCTCTGCTCCCGGTGCTGTCTCTCCAAGGGACTGGCTGGAGGGCATTTACGACTATGCGGTCACGGTCATGAATCCGGAGAAGATATTCTTCGGACTTCCCGCATACGGCTGGAACTGGCAGATTTATGATCTTCCCGCAAATCTCGGTAAAACCTATCGCGGCACATCAAATACCTACTACGCGGCAAAGAACTGGATGACCGGGCAGTACAACTTCACGGACGATGCCCCACCGCAGCCCTTCATCCCGATCCTCGCATATTGGGATGATTATGATATGGTGCCTTGGGCGCTTCCGCAAGTCTACGACTTCATGGAAGGCAGAGATGCCACAAGCTATGAGTATCCTCTGATGAACGGAACCTATAACAGGCGGCATTACCTGACGGCTTACAGCAAAGAGCAACACACAGAGTTCGGCACCATTTATGTGGATGCGGATGGAACGACAAGCTCCTACTCCGGCATTGTATCCTTTGAAAACGGCGTGGCCACTCTCGGTGATGCTGGCTCTGCCACATATACCTTTTCCGTTTCAAGCGCCGGAACCTACGACATTGCCATCCGGCTCTGCTATCCCTTCTGGGATAAAAACGGCATTTATGTTTCGATTGACGGTAATCGGATGCATTTTACGGAAAGCAGGCTCTGGTGGCCATATTGGAGAAGCACCTTCTGGACGACGCTCGCCAGCAACATTTCACTATCTGCCGGAACGCACACCATCGTGATATCCGTAGATGTAAAAGGCGTACAGTTTTACGGCTACCGTGTTTGCAGCAGCTTTTCGGAGGCTCCCTCTGCGGGCACTGCGACCTTTACGCTCTCTCCACGCCACTTTATCGACGTGGACGGCAACGAGTGTCAGCCGGACAGAGCTTTCAAGCTCACCTGCGAAATGCTGAGGCGAAAGCCGGACTCTGCCCTTATCTGGTATGAGGATTTTCGGGACTACGGTGTGCTGCAAACAAACTACTGGACGACCCTTTCAGGCTCTTGGACGGTATGGCGCGAAGATGAATATTCCGAAAGCCGCGTCTACTCCCAGCTTGACGGCTCCGGAAAGCTCGCATGGCGATACGACGGCTTTTCCGATATTCACCTGCGGGCAAGGCTGGCCTTCCCTGCGACAGGAAGTGGCAAGGCCGGAGTATTCTGCGGTGATCTGTTCTGCTGCCTGAATTACAACACACAGGCCGTTGAATTATATAACGGCAGCACGCTACTTGGAAGCTATAGCCAGACCATAGAGCGGACGGCAAATGCCGACCTTCGTACCAATCCATCCATGTACACAGTCGAGATGCGTATCCGTGGAAACAAGGTGCGTGTCTATTCCGGATCTTCCTATACGCTGCGCTTCACAGCTACAGTCAGCGGCTTTTCCGGAGGCTATGCCGGATACCGGTCAGATAACCGGACGGTCTGCGAACTTCTCCGCCTTGGCGACGCATGGACTTACGAGCCCTACGAGCGCTTTGATGTTACCTTCCCGGACGGCACAGTTACGCAGTATGGAAGGATCAGCCGGTCGAATACCACATGGGATACGGAATTTCAGGTGTTTACGTTGACCTCAGATATCGAGGAGGATGCGACACGCAGCGAGAGCATTTCTCTGGATTATGAGTTCTACCACTCCCATGAGCTTGCCCTGACCTGTGGGAACGATTATACGGTGACCATCACACCAAAGGACATCGACATCTGGATAGCAAGGCTCTTTCTCGGTGACGCAGACGGCTTTTCCATCCTCTACTATCAGGATATGGACTCGCTCGTTTACTGGGCAAATGAAGCAGCCTACCGCTGGGGAGTGAGAGGCTTTGCCATGTGGTCGCTGGGACAGGAGGATATGCGGCTCTGGGAAGCGCTGCCGAAACAGATATAA
- a CDS encoding phage holin family protein produces the protein MKEFWNTIQLVFAAVGGWLGYFLGGCDGLLIALVIFVVCDYLTGIMCAIADKKLSSEVGFKGICRKVLIFLLVGIGNVIDVQVLGHPGVLRTAIIFFYLSNEGLSLTENAAHLGLPVPEKLKEVLEQLHDRHDEEEK, from the coding sequence ATGAAAGAATTCTGGAACACGATTCAACTGGTATTTGCCGCTGTCGGAGGCTGGCTTGGCTATTTCCTTGGCGGCTGTGACGGGCTCTTGATTGCACTTGTGATCTTCGTGGTCTGCGACTACCTTACCGGCATCATGTGTGCCATCGCAGACAAAAAGCTCTCAAGCGAGGTCGGCTTTAAGGGAATCTGCCGCAAGGTGCTGATCTTCCTACTGGTAGGCATCGGAAACGTCATTGATGTTCAGGTACTTGGACATCCGGGAGTGCTTCGAACAGCGATCATCTTCTTCTACCTGTCCAATGAAGGCCTGTCACTGACGGAGAACGCAGCACATCTCGGCCTGCCGGTACCGGAGAAATTAAAGGAGGTCTTGGAGCAGCTCCACGACCGTCACGATGAGGAGGAAAAATAA
- a CDS encoding LysM peptidoglycan-binding domain-containing protein yields the protein MTRKGIDVSHWQGTIDWNKVKKAGIEFAIIKAGGSDAGFYTDSKWEANYKGAKAAGIPIGAYYFVGKDCVTAAAGKADAERFLQILKGKQLEYPVYMDNEAQPASAKAGITEATIAFCETMENAGYFVGIYGSAVSGFKERMDDTKLTPYAHWVAQYASKCSYKGDYGIWQYSSKGSVDGISGNVDMDYAYVDYPAIIRNGGFNGFTKSASDDSKPATSAPVTPAKTVDELAQEVLDGKWGNGTDRKERLTAAGYDYSAMQAKVNALVKKQESTPVYYTVKSGDTLSGIAKKYSTTVSAIQKLNPTLIKNVNLILTGWKIRVK from the coding sequence ATGACGAGAAAAGGAATCGACGTCAGTCATTGGCAGGGAACCATTGACTGGAATAAGGTCAAAAAGGCCGGTATCGAGTTTGCCATCATCAAAGCTGGCGGCTCCGATGCCGGTTTTTATACGGACAGCAAATGGGAAGCAAATTACAAAGGTGCGAAGGCTGCCGGTATCCCGATCGGCGCTTATTACTTTGTCGGAAAGGACTGCGTGACTGCTGCCGCCGGAAAAGCAGATGCCGAGCGCTTCCTGCAAATCCTGAAGGGCAAGCAGCTGGAATACCCGGTCTACATGGATAACGAAGCGCAGCCTGCCTCTGCCAAGGCCGGAATCACTGAGGCCACCATTGCTTTCTGTGAGACGATGGAGAATGCCGGATACTTTGTCGGGATCTACGGCTCCGCTGTTTCCGGGTTCAAGGAGCGCATGGATGACACGAAACTCACGCCATACGCTCACTGGGTAGCGCAGTATGCGAGCAAATGCTCCTATAAGGGCGACTACGGCATCTGGCAGTATTCTTCCAAGGGCTCTGTTGACGGCATCAGTGGTAATGTGGATATGGATTACGCCTATGTGGATTATCCTGCCATCATCCGGAACGGCGGCTTCAACGGCTTTACAAAGTCTGCGTCCGATGACAGCAAGCCTGCCACTTCTGCTCCGGTCACTCCGGCAAAGACCGTAGATGAGCTGGCGCAAGAGGTGCTGGACGGCAAATGGGGAAACGGAACCGACCGCAAAGAACGCCTCACCGCTGCCGGGTATGATTATTCTGCCATGCAGGCAAAGGTCAATGCTCTGGTGAAAAAGCAGGAATCTACTCCTGTCTACTACACCGTAAAAAGCGGTGATACCCTCTCCGGAATTGCTAAGAAATACAGCACCACGGTTTCGGCGATCCAGAAGCTCAACCCGACGCTCATCAAAAACGTCAACCTTATTCTGACCGGCTGGAAGATCAGAGTGAAATAA